From the genome of Rhizorhabdus wittichii RW1:
CCGAATCCGTACCACCGTCTCCACCACCAACATCCCGATCTCGCCGCCTGGAAATACCCAGGCCGCCGCCTAAACCATCGAAATGAGGGGGCCCTTTTGGACGCCGATCACCCCGCCACGGGGGTCCTTTTTGCACGCCGATCCACAGGAATAGATAGCGATGGACCAGACGGCGACCCCTTCCCAGCCCGCATGTGGCGCAAAATCAAAAGAAGATCACCGCACAACGTTTGCTCGCCGCAAGAGAGAACGGACCAAAGCAATTTTGCTGGATTCAGTCATGGCAGTTTACGTCAAGAGAGTGAATTCGATTCAGCTCGTAATTGACGATGTAATTGTGCATGCTGGTGTATCGCGAGGCACATTCTATAAGTATTTCTCTTCTCTTGACGAAGCAATAGTGCAAATATCCAGCAAAACTTCAGGTGAAATGGTCGATTCTTCCCTTTCGGTGTACGATCAGTTTGAAGACCCTCTCTATCGAACCGGAACGGGCCTTCAGCTCTATCTTGCTCGTGCGTTCTTTGATCATGAATGGGGAACTTTTCATGCCTACATGGCCCTGCAGGACACGGGAAATCGGCTCGTCCAATTAATGGAAGGTGACATTAGGCAAGGTATAAAAACCGGTATTTTTTCATCTGCCGATCAAACATCCGCGCTCGACTTGCTAATCGGCACGAAAATCGAGGCGATCAAGCGGATCTGTTCAGGCAGTGTCGGAAGCGATTATATCGTACAGATTACCGAAGCGGTATTTCGCGGACTGGGCGTGCCTCCTCAGCTAGCGCATGAAGCCGCCCGCAAGTGCTTTGATTTCGTGGTTGCCGAAGGTCCGGAAAAACTGAGGTGGTGGGGTGGGACTGTCAGGATTTCCGTGTGCGGCCGGGCGGTTGATCATCAGGCCGCCATGGCTCTGATGAAACGTTCGCCGAAGATCACGGCAAATTGCGCCTTCGCCATGGTCCACTCACGTGGTGGCATCTTCCACTCTTTCTCCGACCGATTCAAGATCAGGTAGAGCAGCTTGGTGGCGGCCTCATCGCTGGGGAAGTGTCCCCTGGCCCTGACAGCCCGCCTGAGCTTCGAGTTCAAAGCTTCGATGGCGTTCGTAGTGTAGATGATCCGGCGGACCTCGTCGGGGAACGCAAAAAACGGGATCACCTCGCCCCAGGCGCGCCGCCAGCTCTGGCCGATGGCGGGATAGCGCTGCCCCCAAGGGCCAGCCTCAAATGCCGTCAGCGCCTTTTCGGCGGCATCCGCGTCGGTGGCACGGTAGATCTCCTTGAGCGCGCTGGCGAGGTTCTTTCGGTCTTTCCAGGAGACGAAGTCCATCGAGTTGCGCAGCAGGTGAACGATGCAGGTCTGGACGATCGCATCGGGGAACACTGCGGTGATCGCATCGGGAAAGCCCTTCAGGCCGTCAACGACGGCCAGCAGGATGTCTTCAACGCCACGGTTGCGAAGCTCGTTCATCACCCGAAGCCAGAACTTGGCACCCTCATTCTGCTCGAGCCACAAGCCGAGCACCTCCTTTGCGCCGTCGGCGCGGACGCCCAGCGCAATGTGGATCGCCTTGTTGCGCACCATGCCCTCGTCGCGGATCTTGACCCGGATCGCGTCGAAGAAGACCAGCGGGTAAACCGGATCGAGCGGCCGCTGCTGCCAAGTGGCGACCTCATCGAGCACGGCGTCCGTCACCGTGCTAATCAAATCGGGAGAGACGTCGATGCCGTATAGATCGTGCAGGTGCCTGGTGATCTCGCGGGTGGTCATGCCGCGCGCGTACATCGACACGATCTTGTCGTCGAAGCCGGGA
Proteins encoded in this window:
- a CDS encoding transposase, mutator type (PFAM: transposase, mutator type), whose protein sequence is MSRRKEPAIPNELLDQLLAGGAASAAFEQGGLLDSLKKALTERVLNAEMDHHLAGEDGAGNMRNGYGRKTVMTDTGKLAIDVPRDRQSSFDPQLIAKYQRRFPGFDDKIVSMYARGMTTREITRHLHDLYGIDVSPDLISTVTDAVLDEVATWQQRPLDPVYPLVFFDAIRVKIRDEGMVRNKAIHIALGVRADGAKEVLGLWLEQNEGAKFWLRVMNELRNRGVEDILLAVVDGLKGFPDAITAVFPDAIVQTCIVHLLRNSMDFVSWKDRKNLASALKEIYRATDADAAEKALTAFEAGPWGQRYPAIGQSWRRAWGEVIPFFAFPDEVRRIIYTTNAIEALNSKLRRAVRARGHFPSDEAATKLLYLILNRSEKEWKMPPREWTMAKAQFAVIFGERFIRAMAA